One segment of Clostridium ljungdahlii DSM 13528 DNA contains the following:
- the uvrA gene encoding excinuclease ABC subunit UvrA, with amino-acid sequence MKDSIVIKGAKVHNLKNISLTIPRDKLIVFTGLSGSGKSSLAFDTLYAEGQRRYVESLSAYARQFLGQMDKPDVEYIEGLSPAISIDQKTTSRNPRSTVGTVTEIYDYLRLLYARIGVPHCPKCGKEITQQTVDQMVDKIMEMPERTKIQILSPVIKGKKGEHIKVLESIVKNGFVRARIDGEIVDLQDEEIKLEKNKKHTIEIVVDRLIIKSEIRSRLADSIETSLKLSDGILIVNILGGEDILFSEKFACPECGISIGEITPRTFSFNSPFGKCDTCDGLGTLLEIDENLVIPDRKKSILEGAITAWGEGSLKEGSWTFSILKALSSTFKFKLDTPIEKLDPKVVDILLYGLRGGKIRVKYRKENRMMEFNHSYEGIVNTLKRRYMETNSDYIKKEIENYMSDNPCPKCKGARLKPEVLAITVGEKNIFELCNMSIKDELKFFKEIQLSEKDKIISDQVLKEISGRLQFLIDVGLDYLTLSRTAGTLSGGESQRIRLATQIGSSLVGVLYILDEPSIGLHQRDNDRLISTLKHLRDIGNTLIVVEHDEDTMRQSDFIVDIGPGAGEHGGEVVAAGPISDIIKCDRSITGQYLSGKKKIEIPEHRRECSGKYIKVIGASENNLKNIDVSFPLGIFTCVTGVSGSGKSTLVNEILYKALHKELNNSKDRPGHYKNILGTENVDKIINIDQSPIGRTPRSNPATYTGVFDIIREVFASTSESKMRGYKPGRFSFNVKGGRCEACSGDGIIKIEMQFLSDVYVPCEVCKGKRYNRETLQVKYKNRNIDDVLNMTVEEALKFFENIPRIKNKLQTLMDVGLGYIKLGQPSTQLSGGEAQRIKLAHELSKRSTGKTMYILDEPTTGLHIDDVSKLINILQRIVDVGNTIVVIEHNLDVIKCADYIIDLGPEGGEKGGNILCMGTPEQISENKGSYTGQYLKKML; translated from the coding sequence ATGAAAGATAGCATAGTAATAAAAGGTGCTAAAGTTCACAATTTAAAAAATATAAGTTTGACTATACCAAGAGATAAGCTAATAGTTTTTACTGGGCTTTCAGGTTCGGGAAAATCTTCACTAGCATTTGATACTCTTTATGCAGAAGGTCAGAGAAGATACGTTGAATCATTATCTGCATATGCAAGACAATTCTTGGGCCAGATGGATAAACCAGATGTAGAATACATTGAAGGCTTATCACCTGCTATATCTATAGATCAGAAAACTACAAGTAGAAATCCACGTTCTACAGTAGGAACAGTTACAGAAATATATGATTATTTGAGGTTATTGTATGCACGTATAGGAGTGCCCCATTGTCCAAAGTGCGGCAAGGAAATAACCCAGCAGACAGTGGATCAAATGGTAGATAAAATTATGGAAATGCCAGAGAGAACTAAGATACAGATACTTTCACCTGTAATAAAGGGAAAAAAAGGAGAACACATAAAGGTACTGGAAAGCATAGTTAAAAATGGGTTTGTAAGAGCTAGAATTGATGGAGAAATAGTAGATCTTCAAGATGAAGAGATAAAATTAGAGAAAAATAAAAAGCATACTATTGAAATAGTAGTAGATAGGTTGATAATTAAAAGTGAAATAAGGAGCAGACTTGCGGATTCTATAGAAACCTCCTTAAAATTGTCCGATGGGATACTTATTGTAAATATATTGGGTGGAGAGGACATACTTTTCAGTGAGAAATTTGCATGTCCGGAATGTGGTATAAGTATAGGAGAGATTACTCCTAGAACTTTTTCTTTTAATTCACCTTTTGGAAAATGTGATACTTGTGATGGGCTTGGTACCTTGCTTGAGATAGATGAGAATCTAGTAATACCTGATAGAAAAAAGAGTATATTAGAAGGTGCTATTACAGCCTGGGGAGAAGGAAGTTTAAAGGAAGGTTCCTGGACTTTTAGTATACTGAAGGCTCTTTCGAGTACGTTTAAATTTAAATTGGATACACCTATAGAAAAATTAGATCCTAAAGTAGTAGACATATTACTTTATGGATTAAGAGGCGGAAAAATAAGAGTTAAATACAGAAAAGAAAACAGAATGATGGAATTTAATCATTCTTATGAAGGAATAGTCAATACTTTGAAGAGAAGGTATATGGAGACAAATTCCGACTATATAAAAAAAGAAATAGAAAATTATATGAGTGATAATCCATGTCCAAAATGTAAGGGCGCCAGATTAAAACCTGAAGTATTAGCAATTACAGTAGGAGAAAAAAACATATTTGAGCTGTGTAACATGTCTATAAAAGATGAATTGAAATTTTTTAAGGAGATACAGCTTTCGGAAAAAGATAAGATTATAAGTGACCAAGTATTGAAAGAAATAAGTGGTAGGTTGCAATTTTTAATAGATGTAGGATTGGACTATTTGACATTGTCCAGAACTGCCGGAACTTTATCCGGAGGAGAGTCCCAAAGAATAAGACTTGCAACTCAAATAGGTTCAAGTTTGGTTGGAGTGCTTTATATATTGGATGAGCCAAGTATAGGGCTTCACCAAAGAGATAATGACAGACTTATATCTACTTTGAAGCATTTAAGAGATATTGGAAATACATTGATAGTAGTAGAACATGATGAGGATACAATGAGACAGTCGGATTTTATAGTAGATATAGGACCAGGAGCAGGAGAACATGGCGGAGAAGTAGTAGCTGCAGGGCCTATTTCGGATATTATAAAATGTGATAGATCAATAACAGGACAGTATTTAAGCGGAAAGAAAAAAATAGAAATACCTGAACATAGAAGGGAATGTAGCGGAAAATATATAAAAGTAATAGGTGCTTCAGAGAATAATTTGAAAAATATAGATGTTTCTTTTCCCTTAGGAATATTTACTTGTGTTACCGGTGTATCTGGATCTGGAAAAAGTACTTTAGTAAATGAAATATTATACAAAGCACTACATAAGGAATTAAACAATTCAAAAGATAGGCCGGGACATTATAAAAATATTTTGGGAACAGAAAATGTAGATAAAATTATAAATATAGACCAAAGTCCTATAGGAAGGACTCCAAGATCCAATCCTGCAACTTATACAGGAGTATTTGATATAATAAGGGAAGTGTTTGCAAGTACTTCTGAATCCAAGATGAGAGGATATAAACCTGGACGATTCAGCTTTAATGTAAAAGGAGGAAGATGCGAGGCTTGCAGCGGAGATGGAATAATAAAAATAGAAATGCAATTTTTATCAGACGTATACGTGCCTTGTGAAGTTTGTAAGGGAAAAAGATATAATAGAGAAACACTTCAAGTAAAGTATAAAAATAGAAATATTGATGATGTATTAAATATGACTGTAGAAGAAGCATTAAAATTCTTTGAAAATATACCAAGAATAAAAAATAAGCTGCAAACTCTTATGGATGTAGGGCTAGGATATATCAAATTAGGTCAACCTTCCACACAATTGTCTGGTGGAGAGGCACAGAGAATAAAGCTTGCCCATGAATTATCTAAAAGAAGTACTGGGAAGACAATGTATATACTTGATGAACCTACTACAGGACTTCACATAGATGATGTAAGTAAACTTATAAATATACTTCAGAGAATTGTAGATGTAGGTAATACAATTGTGGTTATAGAACATAACTTAGATGTTATAAAGTGTGCGGATTATATCATTGATCTTGGACCTGAAGGTGGAGAAAAGGGAGGAAACATTCTCTGCATGGGTACTCCAGAACAAATATCTGAAAATAAGGGTTCTTACACAGGACAATACTTAAAAAAGATGTTATAA
- a CDS encoding peptidoglycan D,D-transpeptidase FtsI family protein: MNNIVNNIKKVMMVFLICFIALISYMTYFEMIVGPKIENSPYNRRLWIKRNEVLRGTIYDRNGNALTKSDPINSETQKREYTGGAMFAHVLGYVDQKYGITGLEKKYDEQLMSSNIQDSIKSLIQNKGKSQKKVGNSLKTTLDLETQKMAYDLLDGNKGAVVALNPKTGEVIALVSRPSFDPNDLANTWQQLNQDKTKPLLNRATAGLYPPGSTFKTVTAVSGLENISGIQNRYFQDNGELPLGGGYSLHNFEGEVLGSINFKQAYTHSSNAYFGSLGIELGNDRLKQTAEKFFFNKEIPTDGIPVEPSKFPMLKSYEKGSIAQSAIGQSSDLASPLQMAVVTSTIANGGVMMKPHLVSDVLTSTGEEVKSIQAEQVGQIISSNTANTMKDLMRSVVESGTGTNASVEGVEVAGKTGTADNQTEGPGSPPHSWFIGFAPYDDPQIAVAVIVENGGQGGKLAASIASQVIRTALRK, from the coding sequence ATGAATAACATAGTGAACAATATAAAGAAAGTGATGATGGTCTTCTTAATATGTTTTATAGCACTTATTTCTTATATGACTTATTTTGAAATGATAGTGGGACCTAAGATAGAGAATAGTCCTTATAATAGAAGGTTATGGATAAAAAGAAATGAGGTGCTTAGAGGAACCATATATGATAGAAATGGTAATGCACTTACTAAGAGCGATCCTATAAATTCTGAAACTCAGAAAAGGGAATACACAGGGGGGGCAATGTTTGCCCATGTACTTGGTTATGTGGATCAAAAATATGGAATTACAGGACTTGAGAAAAAATATGATGAACAGTTAATGTCCAGTAATATTCAGGATAGTATAAAGAGCCTTATTCAAAATAAGGGGAAATCCCAAAAGAAAGTGGGAAATAGTTTAAAAACAACTTTGGATTTGGAAACTCAAAAAATGGCTTATGACCTGCTTGATGGAAATAAGGGGGCAGTTGTGGCGTTAAACCCAAAGACTGGTGAAGTAATAGCACTTGTTTCAAGACCTTCTTTTGATCCGAATGACCTTGCAAATACATGGCAGCAGTTAAATCAGGATAAAACTAAACCTCTTTTAAATAGAGCTACGGCAGGGCTTTATCCACCTGGATCTACTTTTAAAACTGTAACTGCTGTAAGTGGATTAGAAAATATATCAGGAATTCAAAATAGATATTTTCAGGATAATGGTGAACTTCCTTTAGGTGGAGGATATTCTCTGCACAATTTTGAAGGAGAGGTTCTTGGAAGTATTAATTTTAAACAAGCATATACTCATTCTAGCAACGCTTATTTTGGATCACTTGGAATTGAGCTCGGAAATGACAGGTTAAAACAAACTGCTGAAAAGTTCTTCTTTAATAAGGAAATACCTACAGATGGAATACCTGTAGAACCTAGTAAATTTCCAATGTTAAAATCCTATGAAAAGGGAAGTATAGCTCAGAGTGCTATAGGGCAGAGCAGCGATTTGGCAAGTCCACTTCAAATGGCAGTAGTTACAAGCACTATAGCTAATGGTGGTGTTATGATGAAGCCTCATTTGGTAAGCGATGTGCTTACAAGTACGGGTGAAGAAGTAAAGAGCATACAAGCAGAACAAGTAGGCCAAATAATTTCTTCAAATACAGCAAATACTATGAAAGATCTTATGAGATCTGTTGTAGAATCTGGAACAGGAACTAATGCTTCTGTGGAAGGTGTAGAAGTAGCAGGAAAGACTGGAACAGCAGATAATCAGACAGAAGGACCTGGTTCACCACCTCATTCCTGGTTTATAGGTTTTGCACCTTATGATGATCCACAGATAGCTGTGGCGGTAATTGTAGAAAATGGAGGACAGGGAGGAAAGTTAGCGGCTTCTATAGCTTCGCAAGTTATAAGAACAGCATTACGAAAATAA
- a CDS encoding metal-dependent hydrolase, with protein sequence MKGKTHAEMGIVTFLSVYNVLPGKFNYIGLLIVAFSSILPDVDHPKSIINKYILPFRNKTSKIMVYSSLGIGLLWYDYLYTNAPIIKAIGISFIIIAVSSHRNGLTHSLMGMILFSFIIGYLGNMYNVHYLVYYFMIGYGMHLLCDMVTNRGVPLFYPFKNKKFKLPLTYNTNSKIGCVIEDFLMIFGLLFTIYKLPIIFCK encoded by the coding sequence ATGAAGGGGAAAACTCATGCGGAAATGGGAATAGTTACTTTTTTGTCCGTTTACAACGTACTTCCGGGGAAATTTAATTATATAGGCCTTTTAATAGTGGCATTTTCATCAATACTTCCAGATGTGGATCACCCTAAAAGTATAATAAACAAATATATACTTCCATTTAGAAATAAGACAAGTAAGATTATGGTGTATAGCTCTTTAGGGATAGGACTACTTTGGTACGATTATCTTTATACTAATGCACCTATTATTAAAGCTATTGGCATATCGTTTATAATAATAGCTGTGTCTTCTCATAGAAATGGATTGACTCACAGCTTGATGGGTATGATATTGTTTTCTTTTATTATAGGATATTTAGGAAACATGTATAATGTACACTATCTGGTGTACTATTTTATGATAGGATATGGAATGCATCTCCTTTGTGATATGGTTACCAATAGAGGGGTACCCCTTTTTTACCCTTTTAAGAATAAAAAATTTAAACTGCCGTTAACTTATAATACTAATTCTAAAATTGGTTGTGTAATAGAGGATTTTTTAATGATATTTGGACTTTTATTTACAATATACAAGCTTCCAATCATATTTTGTAAGTAG
- a CDS encoding FHA domain-containing protein has translation MDLSKLSIVFKIVIIGIVYIIIFWALRIMYKDVKNGSKRGRNVNRKSFGLEVVNPGENANLRKGAVIPVRREITIGRKGDNQLMLEDPYTSGHHARIYIKNGKECILEDMGSTNGTLLNGKKLRGKHYLASGDEIKIGNTSFKVIG, from the coding sequence ATGGATCTTAGTAAATTGAGTATAGTTTTTAAAATTGTTATCATAGGTATAGTATATATTATAATATTTTGGGCACTGAGAATAATGTACAAGGATGTTAAAAATGGAAGCAAGAGAGGTAGAAATGTCAATAGGAAATCCTTTGGACTTGAAGTAGTTAATCCAGGTGAAAATGCGAATCTTAGAAAAGGTGCTGTGATTCCAGTGCGAAGGGAAATAACCATAGGAAGAAAAGGCGATAATCAACTTATGCTAGAGGATCCATATACCTCAGGACATCATGCAAGAATTTATATAAAAAATGGGAAAGAGTGTATATTAGAGGACATGGGAAGTACTAATGGTACTCTTTTAAATGGTAAAAAGTTAAGGGGCAAGCACTATTTGGCTTCTGGTGATGAAATTAAAATTGGAAATACATCCTTTAAAGTTATAGGGTGA
- the murB gene encoding UDP-N-acetylmuramate dehydrogenase, with protein sequence MNKFKDFATNLEKILDKEDIKIDEPMKEHTSFRVGGPVDILVTPKKFQEVVDVITLCKEHNIPYYIMGNGSNLLVKDGGIRGIMIKLIKLNEVKVEDNKIITESGVSLKDISTTALNNKLSGFEFACGIPGSVGGAVTMNAGAYNGEISHVVESAKVIDNEGKIKVLDRKQLELEYRSSSILKYKYTVLEVTFNLEHGDYEKIKNRVEDLNRRRNEKQPLEYPSAGSTFKRPEGYFAAKLIEDSGLKGKSVGGAQVSEKHSGFIINKGSATAKDILDLIAIVQHKVKEKFNVDLYTEVRVIGEE encoded by the coding sequence ATGAATAAGTTTAAAGATTTTGCTACAAATTTAGAGAAAATATTAGATAAAGAAGACATAAAAATAGACGAACCTATGAAGGAACATACTTCTTTTAGAGTAGGAGGTCCTGTAGATATATTAGTTACTCCTAAAAAATTTCAGGAAGTAGTAGATGTTATAACGTTATGTAAAGAACATAATATACCTTATTATATAATGGGAAATGGTTCTAATTTACTTGTTAAAGATGGCGGAATAAGAGGCATAATGATTAAACTTATAAAACTAAATGAAGTTAAAGTTGAGGACAATAAGATTATTACAGAAAGCGGTGTATCGCTAAAGGATATTTCAACTACTGCCCTTAATAACAAGCTATCAGGTTTTGAATTTGCCTGTGGCATACCTGGAAGCGTAGGTGGGGCAGTTACAATGAATGCAGGTGCTTATAATGGCGAAATTTCACATGTTGTAGAAAGTGCAAAAGTCATAGATAATGAAGGAAAAATCAAAGTATTAGATAGAAAACAATTAGAGTTAGAATATAGAAGCAGTTCCATTTTGAAATACAAATATACTGTCCTAGAAGTAACCTTTAATTTGGAGCATGGGGATTATGAGAAGATAAAAAACCGTGTAGAAGATTTGAATAGAAGGAGAAATGAAAAACAACCTCTAGAATATCCATCTGCAGGAAGTACCTTTAAAAGACCAGAAGGGTATTTTGCTGCAAAACTTATAGAAGACAGTGGATTAAAGGGAAAGAGTGTAGGTGGCGCCCAAGTATCTGAAAAGCATTCAGGATTTATAATAAATAAGGGAAGTGCAACAGCAAAAGATATCTTAGATTTAATAGCTATTGTACAGCATAAAGTTAAGGAAAAATTTAATGTAGACTTGTATACTGAAGTTAGAGTTATAGGGGAAGAGTAG
- the uvrC gene encoding excinuclease ABC subunit UvrC, whose translation MFDFEYQLKVLPDKPGVYLMKNSLGEVIYVGKAKILKNRVRQYFQNSKNHSEKVKAMVKHIAEFEYIVTDSEMEALILECNLIKKYRPRYNILLKDDKGYPLIKITVNEDFPRIISARNMVKDGCKYFGPYISPSAVYETMEIIKKIFPIRTCRLSIKEGEMKGRPCLNYYIGLCKAPCTGYITKEEYGKIVSGVMDFLSGKNRDISKKLKEDMEIASEKLEFEKAAELRDKILAVQKIIEKQKITTGGFEDEDFINMYSDNVDSCVQVFFSRSGKIIGREHFILENTQDLPKGEIVSNFIEGFYGGTAYIAKTIYVPEADEIELLQNWLSMKKDARVYIKIPQKGEKRATLNMVEENAKTTLKNFKLKLIQDKKMYNTALEELTEALDMEDIPHRIEAYDISNIQGVDSVGTMVVFENGRAKNSDYRRFKINSVKGANDYDSMREILTRRFKHGFDEIERIKKRNLKFSAGKFCAFPDLILMDGGKGQVNAALEVLKKFNIDIPVCGMVKDDRHRTRGLIYKNEEVLISPHSNVIKLIARIQDEVHRFAITYHRSLRNKRVLHSVLEDIPNVGNKRRKELLKKFESIENIKKATMNELMDTPSIDRRTAESIISYFKKNEN comes from the coding sequence GTGTTTGATTTTGAATATCAGTTAAAGGTATTACCGGATAAACCAGGAGTATATTTAATGAAAAACTCTTTAGGTGAGGTAATATATGTTGGAAAGGCAAAAATTTTAAAGAATAGAGTTAGGCAGTACTTTCAAAATTCTAAGAATCATTCTGAAAAGGTAAAGGCTATGGTGAAGCATATTGCTGAGTTTGAATATATAGTTACAGATTCAGAAATGGAAGCTCTTATTTTAGAATGTAATTTAATTAAAAAATATAGACCTAGGTATAATATACTTTTAAAGGATGACAAAGGATATCCTCTCATAAAAATAACAGTAAATGAGGATTTCCCAAGAATAATATCCGCTAGAAATATGGTAAAGGATGGCTGTAAATATTTTGGACCTTATATTAGTCCTTCTGCTGTATATGAAACTATGGAAATTATAAAAAAGATATTTCCAATTAGAACTTGCAGACTATCAATAAAAGAAGGAGAAATGAAGGGAAGGCCTTGTTTAAACTACTATATAGGGTTGTGTAAGGCTCCTTGTACTGGATATATTACTAAAGAGGAATACGGAAAAATCGTGAGTGGAGTTATGGATTTCTTATCAGGAAAAAATAGAGACATAAGTAAAAAGCTTAAAGAAGATATGGAAATTGCCTCAGAAAAACTCGAATTTGAAAAAGCTGCAGAGCTGAGAGATAAAATCCTAGCAGTGCAAAAGATAATTGAAAAACAAAAGATAACCACTGGAGGATTTGAAGATGAAGATTTTATAAATATGTATTCAGATAATGTGGACAGCTGTGTTCAAGTATTTTTCTCTAGATCCGGAAAAATAATAGGAAGAGAGCATTTTATTTTAGAAAATACTCAGGATTTGCCTAAGGGTGAAATAGTATCAAATTTTATAGAGGGGTTTTATGGGGGAACTGCATATATAGCAAAAACAATATATGTGCCTGAAGCTGATGAAATTGAACTTCTCCAGAATTGGCTTAGTATGAAAAAAGATGCTCGGGTATATATTAAAATACCTCAAAAAGGAGAAAAAAGGGCTACTTTAAATATGGTGGAGGAAAATGCTAAGACAACTTTGAAAAATTTTAAATTGAAATTAATTCAAGATAAAAAGATGTACAATACTGCTCTTGAAGAACTTACAGAAGCATTAGACATGGAAGATATACCCCACAGAATAGAAGCGTATGATATATCTAATATTCAGGGCGTGGATTCAGTAGGTACTATGGTAGTGTTTGAAAATGGAAGAGCTAAAAACAGTGATTATAGAAGATTCAAAATAAATTCCGTAAAAGGAGCCAATGATTACGATAGTATGAGGGAAATACTGACTAGAAGATTTAAGCATGGCTTTGATGAAATAGAAAGAATAAAGAAAAGAAATTTAAAGTTTAGTGCAGGAAAGTTTTGTGCCTTCCCAGATTTAATTCTTATGGATGGTGGAAAGGGTCAGGTAAATGCGGCCTTGGAGGTGTTAAAAAAATTTAATATAGACATACCTGTGTGTGGAATGGTAAAAGATGATAGACATAGGACTAGGGGACTTATATATAAAAATGAAGAAGTTTTGATATCTCCGCATTCTAATGTAATTAAACTCATTGCTAGAATACAGGACGAAGTTCATAGGTTTGCAATAACCTATCATAGGAGTTTGAGAAATAAAAGAGTACTTCATTCTGTATTAGAAGACATACCTAATGTAGGTAACAAGAGAAGAAAAGAATTGTTAAAAAAATTTGAGAGTATAGAGAATATAAAAAAAGCTACCATGAATGAACTTATGGATACGCCTTCAATAGATAGACGTACGGCGGAAAGCATAATTTCATACTTTAAAAAAAATGAAAATTAA
- a CDS encoding FtsW/RodA/SpoVE family cell cycle protein, with product MDTTRDEKKLLRYTYLLCFVCFLNLAIIKQPFDKGAMIMALVTCLLIGYSYFVIRKFFSDGDKYIFIFSSILSVIGMVMIYRIDTAASIKQIIWFAVGVTGFILIVVLMPDTSGFSKYKYIYLVVTLIFMAMGTFSGTEINGSKNWVSLGGIQFQPSEFGKLFLVAYLAAELKDYKNFKNLIIPCAVVMLSLVFMVIQRDLGSALIFFGISVTMLYIATSKFRYVAICFLLSAAGSIVSYRLFNHVRIRVMIWKNPWPYANNQSYQIVQSMFSIASGGLTGTGLGLGHPEYVPINTTDFIFAVLCEELGILIGFAIIILYFLLFYRCMRAAVYGNDKFSRLLAVGYSAMIASQVLVIVGGVMNAIPLTGITLPLVSRGGSSMLITFFSLGIIQKISEEGR from the coding sequence TTGGATACTACTAGAGATGAAAAAAAGTTATTAAGATATACATATTTGTTGTGTTTTGTGTGTTTCCTTAATTTAGCAATTATAAAGCAGCCTTTTGATAAAGGTGCTATGATAATGGCACTAGTAACTTGTCTTCTTATAGGATATTCTTACTTTGTAATAAGAAAATTTTTCTCTGACGGAGATAAATATATATTTATTTTTTCCAGTATACTGTCAGTTATAGGTATGGTAATGATATATAGAATAGATACTGCAGCCTCTATTAAACAAATAATTTGGTTTGCAGTCGGAGTTACTGGATTTATACTCATTGTTGTATTAATGCCGGATACTAGCGGATTCAGCAAGTATAAATATATATATTTGGTAGTTACATTAATATTTATGGCAATGGGTACTTTTTCAGGTACTGAAATCAATGGTTCAAAAAACTGGGTTAGTCTAGGTGGAATTCAGTTTCAGCCATCGGAATTTGGAAAACTATTTTTGGTAGCCTATCTGGCGGCGGAATTAAAGGATTATAAAAATTTTAAAAATTTAATAATACCTTGTGCAGTAGTAATGCTATCCTTAGTGTTTATGGTAATTCAAAGGGACCTTGGATCTGCTCTTATATTTTTTGGGATATCTGTAACCATGCTGTATATAGCTACTTCTAAATTTAGGTATGTAGCTATATGTTTTCTCCTTTCAGCTGCAGGGTCAATAGTAAGTTATAGGTTGTTTAATCATGTTAGAATAAGGGTTATGATATGGAAAAATCCTTGGCCTTATGCTAATAATCAGAGTTATCAAATTGTTCAATCTATGTTTTCTATAGCATCTGGGGGACTTACTGGAACGGGGCTTGGACTAGGACATCCGGAATACGTCCCTATTAATACTACAGATTTTATATTTGCGGTGTTGTGTGAAGAACTTGGGATACTTATAGGATTTGCTATAATAATATTATACTTTTTATTGTTTTACAGATGTATGAGAGCTGCTGTCTATGGGAATGATAAATTTTCAAGGCTTTTGGCAGTAGGTTATAGTGCAATGATTGCATCTCAGGTTTTAGTTATAGTTGGTGGTGTTATGAATGCTATCCCACTTACAGGTATAACATTACCTCTTGTAAGTAGGGGGGGAAGTTCTATGCTAATAACGTTTTTTTCGCTGGGTATAATTCAGAAGATATCAGAAGAGGGTAGGTAG
- the rapZ gene encoding RNase adapter RapZ: MRFVIVTGLSGAGKTQAIRSLEDLGYFCVDNLPPTLIPKFAEACYKTDGKIDKIALVIDIRGGQFFNDIFESLNYLKEQGYKYEILFLDASEEVLIKRFKESRRKHPLAPDGRILNGIIMERNKLRELKDRADNIIDTSNLVTRELREEITKIYSEEGQMETELMITVLSFGFKYGIPVDSDLVFDVRFLPNPFYIPELKEYSGKDTSVMKYIMSFKETNEFINKLESMLEFLIPNYLKEGKRQLIISIGCTGGRHRSVFIANAIYNRLKNNGHKVNIDHRDIEEDVNKGGKKL; the protein is encoded by the coding sequence ATGAGATTTGTTATAGTGACAGGATTATCTGGAGCGGGAAAAACTCAGGCTATAAGAAGTTTAGAAGATTTAGGGTACTTTTGTGTAGATAATCTTCCTCCTACACTAATACCGAAATTTGCGGAAGCATGCTATAAAACTGATGGGAAAATAGATAAAATAGCCCTAGTAATAGATATAAGAGGAGGTCAATTTTTTAATGACATATTTGAAAGCTTGAATTATCTAAAGGAGCAGGGTTATAAATATGAAATATTGTTTTTAGATGCTTCAGAGGAAGTACTTATTAAAAGATTCAAAGAATCCAGGAGAAAACATCCTCTAGCACCTGACGGAAGAATTTTAAATGGTATAATTATGGAAAGAAACAAACTTAGAGAATTGAAAGACAGGGCAGACAACATAATAGATACATCTAATTTAGTAACTAGGGAACTTAGAGAAGAGATAACTAAGATATATTCAGAAGAAGGACAGATGGAAACAGAGCTTATGATTACCGTACTTTCTTTTGGATTTAAATATGGCATACCTGTTGATTCAGATCTAGTATTTGATGTGAGATTTTTACCAAATCCTTTCTATATACCTGAGTTAAAAGAATATTCAGGTAAGGATACCTCTGTAATGAAATATATAATGAGTTTTAAGGAGACTAATGAATTTATAAATAAACTGGAAAGTATGTTAGAATTTTTAATTCCAAATTATCTAAAAGAAGGAAAGAGACAACTGATTATCTCCATAGGATGTACTGGGGGAAGGCATCGTTCTGTATTTATTGCAAATGCCATTTATAATAGACTAAAAAACAATGGGCATAAGGTTAATATTGATCATAGAGATATAGAAGAAGATGTTAATAAAGGTGGTAAAAAATTATGA